The following coding sequences lie in one Niabella agricola genomic window:
- a CDS encoding ATP-binding cassette domain-containing protein: protein MEPGQGIPIRNIAMEAYCSIILKNVTVQQAGKLLLNRISFTLKADEHLAVFGASGSGKSLLAGVLKGILSYTGSVEFKKGTQSVQPVVAYVPAMYPLRNQIHNTGRYYQQRFASSANETATVSETLLKKGDAVTVFQWLETFRLTHRSHTPLARLSGGELKKVQLVGHLLTHPDVLILDRVFTGLDAGSRKILHAVLNQLASSGTRIILITDSHELPVCITHFAELSEGALVNYAPVEQLGFMQSIPARREAPLPELKKAYHIGPLISMKQVSIRHGNTTILNNINWQVNNGECWLIKGCNGAGKSALLSLINGDHPQAYAQQIHLFGKRRGSGESIWDIKRRIGFVAPDLQHFFDPGITPAQVVGSGFFDAFGLCRKLDEAQARKVTAWLRFFSLQDKAQLPFRSLSDGEQRLVLMARALIKDPLMLALDEPCQGLDDSQSRMVIRLLERIHSETGMTLLFISHYEDEIPACVRHVIELEQGIPTLYKKTMPSTIAKSKNQPLTLGLS, encoded by the coding sequence TTGGAGCCCGGCCAGGGCATTCCTATCCGGAACATAGCAATGGAAGCGTACTGTAGTATCATATTAAAAAATGTAACGGTTCAACAAGCCGGAAAGCTTTTACTCAACCGCATCAGCTTCACATTAAAAGCGGATGAGCATCTTGCTGTTTTTGGAGCCAGCGGCAGCGGAAAATCGCTGCTGGCCGGGGTACTCAAAGGTATATTGTCCTATACCGGTTCTGTTGAATTTAAAAAAGGAACGCAGTCCGTGCAACCGGTTGTAGCCTATGTGCCGGCTATGTACCCGCTCCGCAACCAGATCCATAACACCGGCCGCTATTATCAGCAACGCTTTGCCAGCTCCGCCAATGAAACGGCAACGGTTTCCGAAACGCTCTTAAAAAAAGGCGATGCAGTTACTGTATTTCAATGGCTCGAAACCTTCCGGCTCACCCATCGCAGTCACACACCACTGGCCCGGCTTTCAGGTGGCGAGCTCAAAAAAGTGCAATTGGTCGGTCACCTGCTTACCCATCCGGATGTGCTCATTCTTGACCGGGTGTTTACCGGCCTGGATGCCGGAAGCCGGAAAATACTGCACGCTGTACTGAACCAGCTGGCCAGCAGCGGCACCCGTATTATCCTGATCACAGACAGCCATGAGCTGCCGGTATGCATCACTCATTTTGCTGAATTATCTGAAGGAGCGCTGGTAAATTATGCGCCGGTGGAACAGCTTGGCTTTATGCAATCAATACCGGCACGCAGGGAAGCCCCACTTCCCGAACTCAAAAAAGCCTATCATATCGGGCCCCTTATTTCCATGAAGCAGGTAAGTATCCGTCATGGCAATACAACGATCCTTAATAATATTAACTGGCAGGTCAATAACGGTGAATGCTGGCTCATCAAGGGCTGCAACGGGGCCGGTAAATCGGCCTTGCTAAGCCTCATCAACGGCGATCATCCCCAGGCCTATGCCCAGCAGATCCATTTATTTGGAAAACGAAGAGGAAGTGGCGAAAGCATCTGGGACATCAAGCGCAGGATCGGTTTTGTAGCCCCGGATCTGCAACATTTTTTTGATCCGGGCATCACGCCCGCCCAGGTAGTGGGTTCAGGTTTTTTTGACGCGTTTGGTTTATGCAGAAAGCTGGATGAAGCGCAGGCCCGAAAGGTAACTGCATGGCTGCGCTTTTTTTCGCTGCAGGATAAAGCACAGCTCCCCTTCCGGTCGCTTTCCGATGGCGAGCAGCGGCTGGTACTGATGGCAAGGGCGCTGATTAAAGACCCGCTGATGCTGGCCCTGGACGAGCCCTGTCAGGGCCTGGACGACAGCCAGTCGCGGATGGTGATCCGGCTGCTGGAGCGGATCCATTCTGAAACAGGAATGACCCTCCTTTTTATTAGTCATTATGAAGATGAAATTCCTGCCTGTGTAAGGCATGTTATCGAACTGGAACAAGGCATCCCCACCCTTTATAAAAAGACGATGCCCTCCACTATTGCTAAATCAAAGAATCAACCATTGACCCTCGGGCTATCATAA
- a CDS encoding isocitrate/isopropylmalate family dehydrogenase, translating to MKKEITIIEEAGAAGEVAAQAVKVLNAVAEQYDHYFNLTPVTDAIAQPVGDATLFCGYTTQHAIETGLPVLVSVQPVTVYPPLQHLSPLKPRHSEGLNFLLYQVYTAGGQHQDRIIQSALQQAANRRKQITVIADPEDPQPVSWKAALEKAGAAYKGMRIESIAVQEAWDRMLQQPSAFDVIIAARTAGNYLFSQAAAITGARYMIPSVRIAGTMPFFGPAFSFEQAQESTKNLSNPVGAILSVAMMMDYFNLHEEALIIRTAVNWTLLHGFVAKDLDAVNNYSTGTIGDLISDFIRGTIPGFAKGENMALQKSTII from the coding sequence ATGAAAAAGGAGATCACGATCATCGAAGAAGCAGGAGCTGCAGGGGAAGTAGCTGCACAAGCGGTAAAAGTACTGAATGCCGTTGCGGAACAATATGATCATTATTTTAACCTGACCCCTGTTACAGATGCGATTGCGCAACCGGTGGGCGACGCAACCCTGTTTTGCGGTTATACCACGCAACATGCAATTGAAACCGGGCTGCCGGTGCTGGTAAGCGTACAGCCGGTAACAGTATATCCACCATTGCAACATCTGTCGCCCTTAAAGCCCAGGCATAGCGAGGGCCTCAACTTTTTATTATACCAGGTATATACAGCCGGCGGGCAGCACCAGGACCGCATCATCCAGTCAGCGCTGCAACAGGCCGCCAACCGCAGAAAGCAGATCACCGTTATAGCAGATCCGGAAGATCCGCAGCCGGTTTCCTGGAAGGCTGCCCTGGAAAAGGCTGGTGCGGCATATAAAGGAATGCGGATTGAATCAATAGCCGTGCAGGAGGCCTGGGATCGTATGCTGCAGCAACCCTCAGCGTTTGATGTGATCATCGCAGCCAGGACCGCGGGCAACTATCTCTTCAGCCAGGCGGCTGCCATTACCGGCGCCCGGTATATGATCCCCTCTGTACGTATAGCCGGTACGATGCCTTTTTTTGGTCCGGCCTTTAGCTTTGAACAGGCGCAGGAAAGTACAAAGAATCTTTCCAATCCTGTTGGTGCGATCCTCTCTGTAGCCATGATGATGGATTACTTCAACCTGCATGAGGAAGCGCTCATTATACGGACGGCCGTTAACTGGACCTTGCTGCACGGTTTTGTGGCAAAGGACCTGGATGCGGTAAACAACTATTCAACCGGCACGATCGGCGATCTGATCAGCGATTTTATTCGCGGTACGATTCCAGGTTTTGCAAAAGGAGAAAATATGGCGTTGCAAAAATCAACGATCATATAA
- a CDS encoding 2-isopropylmalate synthase: MADNKVFIFDTTLRDGEQVPGCKLNTEEKIKLALKLEALGVDIIEAGFPISSPGDFASVEEISKVIKTATVCGLTRAVQKDIEVAAAALKPAVRPRIHTGIGSSDNHIKYKFNTTRENIIERAVAAVKLARNLVPDVEFFAEDAGRADLQFLALLVEAVIGAGATVVNIPDTTGSCLPHQYAEKFSYLLNHVPNADKAIFSCHCHNDLGLATANSIAGAIAGARQIECTINGIGERAGNTSLEEVVMAIKKHPELDLYTDVDTTQLLPMSHLVAETMRMVVQPNKAVVGDNAFSHSSGIHQDGFLKEATTYEIIAPHEVGADTSRIVLTARSGRSALAYRFKNLGYEFDRNQVDALYQQFLNVADAKKEVGDNDLREMAEKVKTTA, from the coding sequence ATGGCGGATAACAAGGTTTTTATTTTTGACACTACTTTAAGAGATGGTGAGCAGGTTCCGGGTTGTAAACTGAATACCGAAGAAAAAATCAAGCTGGCGCTGAAACTGGAAGCTCTTGGCGTAGACATCATCGAAGCCGGTTTTCCCATTTCCAGTCCGGGCGATTTTGCATCGGTGGAAGAAATCTCTAAAGTGATCAAAACTGCTACCGTATGTGGTCTTACCCGTGCGGTACAGAAAGACATTGAAGTGGCGGCTGCGGCGCTGAAGCCTGCTGTACGTCCGCGGATCCACACCGGTATCGGCTCCTCCGACAATCACATAAAATATAAATTCAATACCACCCGAGAAAACATTATCGAGCGGGCCGTTGCCGCTGTAAAACTGGCCCGGAACCTGGTTCCGGATGTGGAGTTCTTTGCAGAAGATGCCGGCCGTGCCGACCTGCAGTTCCTGGCCCTGCTGGTAGAGGCTGTGATCGGTGCCGGTGCAACGGTAGTGAATATTCCTGATACTACAGGCTCCTGCCTGCCACACCAGTATGCAGAAAAATTCAGCTACCTGCTGAATCATGTGCCCAATGCCGACAAGGCTATTTTCTCCTGTCATTGCCACAATGACCTGGGGCTGGCCACTGCCAATTCCATCGCAGGCGCCATCGCCGGAGCCCGTCAGATCGAATGTACCATTAACGGTATCGGAGAACGCGCAGGCAACACCTCCCTGGAAGAAGTAGTGATGGCTATAAAGAAACATCCAGAGCTTGATCTTTACACAGATGTAGATACCACCCAGTTACTGCCCATGAGCCACCTGGTTGCAGAAACCATGCGGATGGTCGTCCAGCCGAATAAAGCGGTCGTCGGCGACAATGCCTTCTCGCACTCATCGGGCATTCACCAGGATGGCTTTTTAAAAGAAGCCACCACTTACGAAATCATCGCCCCGCATGAGGTAGGCGCCGACACCTCCCGCATCGTGCTTACCGCACGCAGCGGCCGCAGTGCACTGGCTTACCGGTTTAAAAACCTCGGATATGAGTTTGACCGGAACCAGGTAGATGCATTGTATCAGCAGTTTCTGAATGTTGCCGATGCCAAAAAGGAAGTAGGCGATAATGATCTTAGAGAAATGGCGGAAAAAGTAAAAACCACCGCTTAG